One segment of Setaria viridis chromosome 4, Setaria_viridis_v4.0, whole genome shotgun sequence DNA contains the following:
- the LOC117851910 gene encoding acetyl transferase GW6a, with translation MGAMDGEKVVVFRVREFDMERDLAAVEELERRCQVGLCGDAADGNDGGKRKTKKKKRGMSLSVEQVGDPLARVRHAPEHVMLVAEYGEEQEMVGIIKACVKTVARGGGGGKKPSSASSSPEKRQPPAYVKVACLLGLRVSPSHRRLGIATALVERAEEWCRARGAAHATMATTASNAASLALFTGRFGYAPFRRPEFLGRPVHAHRLAIPSGHRVFQLPPELAAAAYARLLPPEAAEFLPADMPALLAHKLTLGTFVAIESNPDPSLPPSFAVLSVWDSTRSMRLRVRGAPALLRASLAALRALDRGAPWMRVPSIPDIFRPFGAYLLYGLRMSGPAGPALLRSLCHHAHNVARKNPVCAVVAADVAPDDPAAAAVPRWRRFSCDEDVWCIKNLDNNADDDWAAPAPPGTVLFVDPREF, from the exons ATGGGAGCGATGGATGGAGAGAAGGTGGTGGTGTTCAGAGTGAGGGAGTTCGACATGGAGAGGGacctggcggcggtggaggagctcgAGCGCCGGTGCCAGGTCGGCCTGTGCGGCGACGCCGCCGATGGCAACGACGGTGGcaagaggaagacgaagaagaagaagaggggcaTGTCCCTCTCCGTCGAGCAGGTCGGCGACCCGCTGGCGAGGGTCCGCCACGCGCCGGAGCACGTCATGCTG GTTGCCGAGTATGGTGAAGAGCAGGAGATGGTCGGGATCATCAAGGCCTGCGTGAAGACGGTGgccagaggcggcggcggcggcaagaaaccttcttctgcttcctccaGCCCGGAGAAGCGGCAGCCGCCGGCGTACGTGAAGGTGGCCTGCCTCCTCGGCCTCAGGGTCTCCCCGTCTCACAG GCGGCTGGGGATCGCGACGGCGCTGGTGGAGCGCGCGGAGGAGTGGTGCcgtgcgcgcggcgcggcgcacgcgaCGATGGCGACGACGGCGTCCAACGCGGCGTCGCTGGCGCTGTTCACGGGGCGGTTCGGGTACGCGCCGTTCCGGCGGCCGGAGTTCCTGGGCCGGCCTGTGCACGCGCACCGCCTGGCCATCCCGAGCGGGCACCGCGTGTTCCAGCTGCCGCCGGAGCTGGCGGCCGCGGCCTACGCGCGCCTGCTCCCGCCGGAGGCCGCGGAGTTTCTCCCCGCCGACATGCCGGCCCTCCTGGCCCACAAGCTTACGCTGGGCACCTTCGTGGCCATCGAGAGCAACCCGGACCCGTCCCTCCCGCCGTCGTTCGCCGTGCTCAGCGTCTGGGACTCCACCCGCTCCATGCGCCTCCGCgtgcgcggcgcgccggcgctgctccgcgcgtcgctcgccgcgctccgggCGCTCGACCGCGGCGCGCCGTGGATGCGGGTCCCATCCATCCCTGACATCTTCCGCCCCTTCGGCGCCTACCTCCTCTACGGCCTCCGCATGTCCGGCCCGGCCGGTCCCGCCCTGCTCCGCTCCCTCTGCCACCACGCCCACAACGTCGCCCGCAAGAACCCGGTctgcgccgtcgtcgccgccgacgtcgcgcccgacgacccggccgccgccgccgtcccgcgctgGCGCCGCTTCTCCTGCGACGAGGACGTCTGGTGCATCAAGAACCTCGACAACAATGCCGACGACGactgggcggcgccggcgccgcccggcacGGTGCTGTTCGTCGACCCCCGCGAGTTTTGA